A region from the Longimicrobiales bacterium genome encodes:
- a CDS encoding ATP-dependent DNA ligase, whose product MSTVIDLPIPLEFAPMEAETVDDLPAGAGWAYEPKWDGFRCLAFRDGDAIELRSKAGKPLTRYFPDIVAALAGLNATRFVLDGEIVIPFEDRLSFEQLLMRIHPAASRVQKLAHATPAVFVGFDLLLSNRGGSLVERTFAERRERLETFAGRYFTDDVRLSPQSLDIEQARAWLRGGADGLDGVMAKRLDEPYRSGERAGMVKIKRLRTADCVVGGFRYASAGKVVGSLLLGLHDDDGLLHHVGYTSSFRADERAALTPELERNAGGAGFTGRAPGGPSRWSTRRSDEWVPLQPRLVAEVRYDHFSEGRFRHGTRFERWRPDKAPAQCTFDQIAREGRSTLALLRSE is encoded by the coding sequence ATGAGCACAGTGATCGACCTGCCGATCCCCCTGGAGTTCGCGCCCATGGAAGCGGAAACGGTCGATGACCTGCCGGCCGGCGCCGGCTGGGCCTATGAGCCGAAGTGGGACGGCTTCCGCTGCCTGGCGTTCCGCGATGGTGACGCGATCGAGCTGCGCTCCAAGGCCGGCAAGCCGCTCACCCGCTACTTCCCGGATATCGTCGCGGCGCTGGCCGGCCTCAACGCCACCCGGTTCGTTCTCGACGGCGAGATCGTGATACCGTTCGAGGACCGATTGTCCTTCGAGCAGCTGCTCATGCGTATTCATCCTGCCGCGAGCCGCGTGCAGAAGCTCGCGCACGCCACGCCTGCCGTGTTCGTGGGCTTCGACCTGCTTCTTTCCAACCGCGGCGGGTCGCTCGTCGAGCGCACGTTCGCCGAGCGGCGTGAGCGGCTGGAAACGTTCGCGGGTCGCTACTTCACGGATGACGTGCGGCTGTCGCCACAGTCGCTCGACATCGAGCAGGCGCGCGCCTGGTTGCGCGGTGGCGCTGACGGGCTCGACGGCGTGATGGCGAAACGACTCGATGAACCGTACCGCAGCGGCGAGCGTGCGGGCATGGTCAAGATCAAGCGCCTGCGTACTGCGGACTGCGTGGTCGGCGGGTTCCGTTATGCGTCGGCGGGGAAGGTGGTCGGCTCACTGCTGCTGGGCCTCCATGACGACGATGGTCTGCTGCACCACGTCGGTTACACGTCGAGCTTCCGCGCCGACGAGCGCGCTGCCCTGACACCGGAGCTCGAGCGGAACGCCGGCGGTGCCGGGTTCACCGGCCGCGCACCCGGCGGACCCAGCCGCTGGAGCACGCGGCGTTCCGACGAATGGGTACCGCTGCAGCCCCGACTCGTCGCCGAGGTGCGCTACGATCATTTCAGTGAGGGTCGCTTCCGGCACGGGACGCGTTTCGAGCGGTGGCGTCCGGACAAGGCGCCGGCGCAGTGC
- the ligD gene encoding non-homologous end-joining DNA ligase: MSGDATMATIPGKQKGDITLDVNGREVRLTNLEKVFWPDGGITKGDLIQYYLEMAPALLPHLVDRAMVMKRYPHGISGKFFFMKRAPDPRPEWIETCAIEHGSGSVIDFPMIQDVAALLWVINLGCIDLNPWYARCDDVDRPDFLHFDLDPVPDASWERVVETALLVREALTALHMPVYAKTTGSRGIHIYVPIVRGPKQKQVWTFAKQLARTLESHAPQLITAEYRIANRPPDRVLVDYNQNAWGRTLASVYSVRPRAGATVSAPVTFAELEAGARIEDFDLFNVPGRVAEHGDLWAGLLDANERFDLARYL, from the coding sequence ATGAGCGGGGACGCCACCATGGCGACGATTCCGGGGAAGCAGAAGGGTGACATCACGCTCGACGTCAACGGGCGCGAGGTGCGGCTCACGAACCTCGAGAAGGTGTTCTGGCCCGATGGCGGAATCACGAAGGGCGACCTCATCCAGTACTACCTCGAGATGGCGCCCGCACTGCTGCCGCATCTGGTCGACCGCGCAATGGTCATGAAGCGCTATCCGCACGGCATCAGCGGCAAGTTCTTCTTCATGAAGCGCGCGCCCGATCCGCGGCCGGAGTGGATCGAGACGTGTGCGATCGAGCACGGCTCCGGCAGCGTCATCGATTTTCCCATGATCCAGGACGTCGCGGCGCTGTTGTGGGTGATCAATCTCGGCTGCATCGACCTGAATCCGTGGTACGCACGCTGTGACGACGTCGACCGCCCGGACTTCCTGCATTTCGACCTGGACCCTGTGCCTGATGCGTCATGGGAGCGCGTGGTGGAGACCGCGCTGCTCGTGCGCGAGGCACTCACCGCGCTGCACATGCCCGTGTATGCGAAGACCACGGGCTCCCGGGGCATCCACATCTACGTCCCCATCGTACGCGGCCCGAAGCAGAAGCAGGTCTGGACGTTCGCGAAGCAGCTCGCGCGCACGCTCGAGTCGCACGCGCCGCAGCTCATCACCGCGGAGTACCGGATCGCGAACAGGCCGCCCGACCGCGTGCTGGTGGACTACAATCAGAATGCGTGGGGCCGCACGCTCGCATCCGTATACTCCGTACGACCGCGCGCCGGTGCTACGGTGTCGGCGCCCGTGACGTTCGCGGAGCTCGAGGCAGGCGCACGCATCGAGGACTTCGATCTGTTCAACGTGCCGGGCCGCGTCGCCGAGCATGGTGACCTGTGGGCGGGGCTGCTCGATGCGAACGAGCGGTTCGACCTCGCGCGCTACCTGTGA
- a CDS encoding YajQ family cyclic di-GMP-binding protein yields the protein MAQQNSFDVTTGADLQEVDNALNQARKEIATRYDFKGTDCTIEFDTKTGKFTLEADDEYKLTALYDVLQTKLIRRQVPVKNLKPGAVQDATRGRARQEIELAQGIPTETAKQIVKDVKAQGFKKVQVAIQGDELRVTSPSRDELQNVMAFLREQDYGLELTFGNYR from the coding sequence ATGGCACAGCAGAACTCGTTCGACGTGACGACCGGTGCTGACCTGCAGGAAGTCGACAATGCGCTGAACCAGGCGCGCAAGGAGATCGCCACGCGATACGACTTCAAGGGAACGGACTGCACGATAGAGTTCGACACGAAGACGGGCAAATTCACCCTGGAAGCGGACGACGAGTACAAGCTGACGGCGCTCTACGATGTGCTGCAGACGAAGCTGATCCGTCGGCAGGTGCCGGTGAAGAATCTGAAGCCGGGGGCCGTGCAGGACGCGACGCGCGGCCGTGCGCGGCAGGAGATCGAGCTGGCGCAGGGAATCCCGACCGAAACCGCTAAGCAGATCGTCAAGGATGTGAAGGCGCAGGGCTTCAAGAAAGTGCAGGTCGCGATCCAGGGCGATGAGCTGCGCGTGACGAGCCCCTCACGCGATGAGCTGCAGAACGTCATGGCGTTTCTCCGCGAACAGGACTACGGCCTCGAGCTGACGTTCGGCAACTACCGCTGA
- a CDS encoding D-2-hydroxyacid dehydrogenase has protein sequence MRRAVFNMRDERPAWAPPADLTRRLRETLPVDWELVEVAAPVSGRGDGGGSSPEAMDAIRGAEIYFGLGLPHDILAVGLEAPRRLRWIHTGAAGVASLLHPELIESGIVLTNSAGIHAAPIAETAIGMMLHFARGLDHAVHAQQESAWRPDIWERSDSGVRELAGATLGIVGFGGIGRAVAQRARALGMRVAALRRTRPPAHEQSDGVDVELITGQDALGRLLEMSDFLVLAVPATPKTSGMLGAREIARLRAGAVLINVARGSVIDETALIDALRAGRLRGAGLDVFVTEPLPAGSPLWAMPNVLITPHVSATSTRFWEREGELILDNLRRYLTGRDLINIVDTEAGY, from the coding sequence ATGCGTCGCGCCGTGTTCAACATGCGCGACGAGCGCCCGGCGTGGGCGCCGCCCGCCGATCTCACACGGCGGCTGCGCGAGACCCTTCCGGTTGACTGGGAGCTGGTCGAGGTCGCCGCACCCGTGAGCGGCCGGGGTGATGGCGGCGGATCGAGCCCCGAGGCCATGGACGCCATCCGCGGCGCCGAGATCTACTTCGGTCTCGGTCTCCCGCACGACATCCTTGCCGTGGGCCTCGAGGCGCCTCGCCGGCTCCGCTGGATCCACACCGGGGCCGCGGGCGTCGCCTCCCTGCTCCACCCCGAGCTCATCGAGAGCGGGATCGTGCTCACGAACTCCGCCGGAATCCATGCGGCACCGATTGCAGAGACCGCCATCGGGATGATGCTGCACTTCGCGCGCGGACTCGACCATGCCGTCCATGCGCAGCAGGAGTCGGCGTGGCGACCGGACATCTGGGAACGCAGCGACAGCGGCGTGCGGGAGCTGGCCGGTGCGACGCTCGGCATCGTCGGATTTGGCGGCATCGGCCGTGCGGTGGCGCAGCGGGCGCGGGCGCTCGGGATGCGCGTGGCTGCGCTCAGGCGCACGCGGCCGCCGGCCCATGAACAGTCGGACGGCGTCGATGTGGAGCTGATTACCGGCCAGGACGCGCTCGGCCGTCTGCTCGAGATGAGCGACTTCCTCGTGCTCGCTGTGCCGGCAACCCCGAAAACGAGTGGCATGCTCGGCGCCCGCGAGATCGCGCGGCTGCGTGCGGGCGCGGTGCTGATCAATGTCGCGCGCGGCAGCGTAATCGATGAGACCGCACTGATCGATGCGTTGCGTGCCGGCCGGCTGCGGGGGGCCGGGCTGGACGTGTTCGTGACGGAGCCGCTTCCGGCCGGCTCACCCCTGTGGGCAATGCCCAACGTGCTGATCACACCGCACGTGAGTGCGACCTCGACACGCTTCTGGGAGCGCGAGGGCGAGCTCATCCTGGACAATCTGCGTCGCTATCTTACCGGCCGCGACCTCATCAATATCGTGGACACCGAGGCCGGCTACTGA
- a CDS encoding PAS domain S-box protein, with protein sequence MTLPDPTMTPAPTPTRVRTRAWASFPARLGGVVRPLLTATGAVFGAVVVRWLLDASIGPEAVFLPFGLAVLVAAWAEGRPAGIAASVLSAVIVSVLLIDGTGAGGRLASMVIFLAAGLITTALVSSLRSARRAAEVHAAEAERAHSRLLDERRLNAQSQLASDRALRQSESRFRLLVESVSDYAIFMLDPHGRVMSWNAGAERIKGYAGDEIIGRHFSVFYPAVDQQSGKPASVLKAALRHGRHEDDGWRVRKDGTQFWANVVVSPVRQDDELLGYAKVVRDLTRRHRADVLLESVLDSAIDGIIGVDEHGTIRSFNAAAEHLFGYAATDVIGSPFSALMPEPYRTNGIEYLARHARTGHARILGRGRQLLGLRADGTTFPLELAVSEFTLAGQRYFTGVVRDLTRQHALEEQLHQAQKMQAIGQLAGGVAHDFNNLLTIIAGHTELLLGRYPEPGDLNHALNDIRDAGMRAAGLTRQLLAFSRRAVLEPKVLDLNTVVHDTQRMLRRIVPEDVEMVTRLAPRLHPVSVDQSQIGQVLINLVVNARDAITSSGLIEIETSNCDVRQGSGIHAGARPGRSVMLTVRDNGAGMPPDVMNRVFEPFFTTKQTGAGTGLGLAMVYGIVKQSGGHVEVRSETGAGSEFRVILPAAEHAHVPAPPPPDTDEPLTGDETLLVVEDEESVRRLAVLALREHGYRVIEAGNGAEALRMLGTYNGTIDLVVTDVVMPVMGGRQLVEALRPLRPEARVLYVSGYTDDAVIRHGVQRADVAFLQKPYTPSDLAEKVRRVLDGRD encoded by the coding sequence ATGACGCTGCCCGACCCGACCATGACGCCGGCGCCGACGCCGACCCGTGTCCGTACGCGTGCATGGGCATCCTTTCCCGCACGACTGGGCGGAGTCGTCCGCCCGCTGCTCACGGCGACGGGCGCCGTATTCGGTGCGGTGGTCGTGCGCTGGCTGCTGGACGCGTCGATCGGCCCGGAGGCGGTATTCCTGCCGTTCGGTCTCGCGGTGCTGGTGGCGGCCTGGGCGGAGGGCCGGCCTGCGGGTATTGCGGCGTCGGTGCTGTCGGCCGTGATCGTGTCCGTTCTGCTGATCGACGGCACGGGCGCTGGCGGCCGGCTGGCGTCGATGGTCATCTTCCTGGCTGCCGGTCTGATTACCACGGCGCTGGTCAGTTCATTACGGAGTGCACGCAGAGCCGCCGAAGTCCATGCAGCCGAGGCGGAGCGTGCGCACAGTCGGCTGCTCGATGAGCGTCGTCTGAACGCGCAGTCGCAGCTGGCGTCGGACCGGGCGCTGCGCCAGAGCGAGTCGCGTTTCCGCCTGCTGGTCGAGAGTGTATCCGACTACGCCATCTTCATGCTCGACCCGCACGGCCGAGTGATGAGCTGGAACGCGGGTGCGGAGCGCATCAAGGGGTATGCGGGCGACGAGATCATCGGCCGCCACTTCTCCGTGTTCTATCCCGCCGTCGACCAGCAGTCGGGCAAGCCGGCGAGCGTTCTGAAGGCGGCGTTGCGCCACGGCCGTCATGAAGATGACGGCTGGCGCGTGCGCAAGGACGGCACGCAGTTCTGGGCGAATGTCGTCGTGTCGCCGGTGCGGCAGGACGACGAACTGCTCGGGTATGCGAAGGTCGTACGCGACCTCACGCGGCGGCATCGTGCCGACGTGCTGCTCGAATCCGTTCTCGACAGCGCGATCGACGGCATCATCGGCGTCGATGAACACGGCACCATTCGCTCGTTCAACGCGGCTGCCGAGCATCTGTTCGGCTATGCCGCGACGGACGTCATCGGCTCGCCCTTCTCCGCGCTCATGCCCGAGCCGTATCGCACCAACGGCATCGAATACCTCGCGCGTCACGCGCGGACCGGTCACGCGCGCATCCTGGGTCGCGGCCGGCAACTCCTCGGACTGCGCGCCGATGGCACGACGTTCCCGCTCGAGCTGGCCGTCAGCGAATTCACTCTCGCCGGGCAGCGCTACTTCACCGGTGTGGTGCGGGATCTCACGCGCCAGCACGCGCTCGAGGAGCAGCTGCACCAGGCTCAGAAGATGCAGGCGATCGGCCAGCTCGCCGGCGGCGTCGCGCACGACTTCAACAACCTCCTCACGATCATTGCCGGTCACACGGAGTTGCTGCTAGGCAGGTACCCCGAGCCCGGCGATCTGAATCACGCGCTCAACGACATACGCGATGCCGGCATGCGCGCGGCCGGGCTGACCCGCCAGCTGCTCGCATTCAGCCGGCGCGCTGTTCTCGAACCGAAAGTGCTCGATCTCAATACAGTCGTGCATGATACGCAGCGCATGCTGCGTCGCATCGTTCCCGAAGATGTCGAGATGGTGACGCGCCTGGCGCCGCGACTGCACCCGGTCAGTGTCGACCAGAGCCAGATCGGCCAGGTGCTGATCAACCTCGTTGTCAATGCGCGCGATGCGATCACGAGCAGTGGTCTTATCGAGATCGAGACTTCGAACTGCGACGTACGGCAGGGGTCCGGGATACATGCTGGTGCGCGCCCCGGCCGCAGCGTGATGCTGACGGTGCGCGACAACGGCGCGGGCATGCCGCCGGACGTGATGAATCGCGTGTTCGAGCCGTTCTTCACCACCAAGCAGACGGGCGCGGGGACGGGTCTCGGCCTGGCCATGGTCTACGGTATCGTGAAGCAGAGCGGTGGGCATGTCGAGGTTCGCAGCGAGACGGGCGCTGGCTCGGAGTTCCGGGTCATTCTGCCTGCCGCGGAGCACGCGCACGTGCCAGCGCCGCCGCCGCCGGACACGGATGAGCCGCTGACGGGCGACGAGACGCTGCTGGTTGTGGAGGACGAGGAATCCGTCCGGCGTCTGGCCGTGCTCGCTCTGCGCGAGCACGGATACCGGGTCATCGAGGCGGGTAACGGCGCCGAAGCGCTCCGCATGCTGGGCACATACAACGGCACCATCGATCTCGTCGTGACCGATGTGGTCATGCCCGTGATGGGCGGGCGCCAGCTCGTCGAGGCGCTCCGGCCCCTGCGCCCTGAAGCGCGCGTTCTCTACGTCAGCGGTTACACCGACGATGCCGTAATACGGCATGGAGTTCAGCGCGCCGACGTGGCGTTTCTGCAGAAGCCCTATACGCCGAGCGACCTGGCGGAAAAGGTGCGGCGCGTGCTCGACGGCCGGGACTGA
- a CDS encoding sugar phosphate nucleotidyltransferase, translating to MDAMIFAAGLGTRLRPLTRDIPKALVDIGGVPILEHVARRLVDAGADRLIINTHPHPDQIRAFVRDRDGFGVEVRFSHEPDAPLDTAGGLRQARDLFRADAPFFLHNCDVYSDIDLRALYEAHTAARDGRIASLAVLPPSAERYLIFDDAGLCGFSPRGGGEPVHVRPAVGARVHRDFSGIHVCDPALLGTLDDDTAPSIIMHYMKLSGDGARIARHDALTAHWIDIGTHEKLDVARRLYREGTARHRA from the coding sequence ATGGATGCCATGATCTTTGCGGCCGGCCTGGGCACGCGCCTGCGGCCCCTCACCCGCGACATACCCAAGGCGCTCGTCGACATCGGCGGCGTGCCGATCCTCGAACACGTGGCACGACGCCTCGTCGACGCGGGCGCCGATCGCCTGATCATCAACACACACCCCCACCCGGATCAGATCCGCGCGTTTGTCCGCGACCGTGACGGCTTCGGCGTCGAGGTGCGTTTCTCTCACGAGCCGGATGCTCCGCTGGATACCGCGGGCGGGCTCCGCCAGGCCCGCGATCTCTTCCGTGCCGACGCGCCGTTCTTCCTGCACAACTGCGACGTCTATTCCGACATCGATCTGCGCGCCCTCTACGAGGCGCATACGGCCGCGCGCGACGGTCGCATCGCCTCCCTGGCCGTCCTGCCGCCCTCCGCCGAGCGCTACCTCATCTTCGACGATGCCGGACTGTGCGGCTTTTCACCCCGTGGCGGCGGTGAGCCCGTCCACGTCCGCCCGGCTGTCGGCGCGCGGGTCCATCGTGATTTCAGCGGCATCCATGTATGCGACCCCGCACTGCTGGGAACGCTCGATGACGACACCGCGCCCTCCATCATCATGCACTACATGAAGCTGAGCGGGGACGGTGCCCGTATCGCGCGCCATGATGCCCTTACGGCCCATTGGATCGACATAGGAACGCACGAGAAGCTGGACGTGGCACGGCGACTGTACAGGGAAGGGACGGCCCGCCATCGCGCTTGA
- a CDS encoding cytochrome ubiquinol oxidase subunit I, with product MDTLMAARLQMEVSLGFHMIFAALGIGMPLLMLIAEARWLHTGQTHYRELARTWGKATALTFAVGAVSGTALSFELGLLWPRFMALAGGVIGPAFALEGYAFFIEAIFLGLYLYGWDRLSPRAHWWSGVPVALSGLMSGILVVAANAWMQAPVEFTLAADGTLASSHPLAAFRSPAWLHMALHSSLSCYIATGFAVAGVYAMGMLRGRRDAYHRSALGIALAVGTITAVVQPLSGDWSARSMAEYQPAKIAAAEAHFETSSHVPLLIGGIPTADEEVRYALRIPSGLSLLLGHSPDHVVPGLDQVPADERPPVLLTHIAFQIMVACGFALIGAGLLFWLMRRRKRGDAAWLLRVLLVVAPLGFLALEAGWIVTEVGRQPWVIHGVMRTADGVTPRGDVPVTLFGFSVLYLLLGVALVALLRGLAVSRRSTPENLHVA from the coding sequence ATGGACACCCTGATGGCGGCGCGCCTCCAGATGGAGGTGTCGCTCGGCTTTCACATGATCTTCGCCGCGCTCGGTATCGGCATGCCCTTGCTGATGCTGATTGCCGAAGCACGCTGGCTGCACACCGGTCAGACGCATTATCGCGAGCTCGCCCGGACCTGGGGCAAGGCGACCGCGCTGACGTTCGCCGTGGGCGCCGTCTCCGGCACTGCGCTGTCATTCGAGCTGGGTCTGCTCTGGCCGCGGTTCATGGCCCTCGCCGGCGGTGTGATCGGTCCCGCATTCGCCCTCGAGGGCTACGCGTTCTTCATCGAGGCCATCTTCCTCGGTCTCTATCTCTACGGTTGGGACCGTCTCTCACCGCGGGCCCACTGGTGGAGCGGCGTACCCGTCGCGCTGAGCGGACTGATGTCCGGCATCCTGGTGGTTGCGGCCAACGCGTGGATGCAGGCCCCGGTCGAATTCACTCTCGCGGCCGACGGTACACTGGCGTCCAGTCATCCTCTGGCGGCGTTCCGGAGCCCCGCGTGGCTGCACATGGCGCTGCATTCATCGCTATCGTGCTACATAGCGACGGGCTTCGCAGTAGCGGGCGTGTATGCCATGGGGATGCTGCGTGGCCGGCGCGACGCGTATCATCGCTCGGCGCTGGGCATCGCGCTCGCCGTAGGCACCATTACCGCCGTGGTGCAGCCACTCAGTGGCGACTGGTCGGCACGCAGCATGGCAGAATACCAGCCGGCGAAGATCGCTGCGGCCGAGGCGCATTTCGAGACGTCATCGCACGTGCCGCTGCTCATCGGCGGCATCCCGACGGCAGACGAAGAGGTGCGCTACGCCCTTCGCATCCCGAGCGGCCTGAGCCTGCTGCTCGGGCACTCCCCGGACCATGTGGTGCCCGGGCTCGATCAGGTTCCGGCCGACGAGCGACCGCCGGTCCTCCTGACGCACATCGCTTTCCAGATCATGGTGGCGTGCGGCTTCGCGCTGATCGGTGCAGGACTGCTGTTCTGGCTCATGCGGCGGCGCAAGCGGGGAGACGCGGCGTGGCTGCTGCGCGTTCTGCTGGTGGTCGCACCGCTCGGTTTCCTGGCCCTGGAAGCGGGGTGGATCGTGACCGAGGTCGGACGGCAGCCATGGGTGATCCACGGCGTCATGCGGACGGCGGACGGTGTGACGCCCCGCGGCGATGTACCGGTCACGCTGTTCGGCTTCAGCGTGCTCTATCTGCTGCTCGGCGTAGCGCTCGTTGCGCTGCTGCGCGGGCTGGCCGTCAGCCGCCGATCCACTCCGGAGAACCTGCATGTCGCCTGA
- a CDS encoding cytochrome d ubiquinol oxidase subunit II, whose amino-acid sequence MSPEMLVAALGVVALIAYAVLGGADFGGGIWDLFATGPRRAAQREAIAHAMGPVWEANHVWLIFVIVIIFSAFPRAYEQLSIALFVPFHLVLLGIILRGAAFVFRAYSPQSVRDTQAGDAVGGVQAGARRWGAVFGIASVITPLLLGMCLGGVSAGAGAPADSTAAGAPAWLAPVSLLIGALALALCAYLAAVFLANETSGPLRDDFRSRALLAGTVVVVLSAGALPLVRSQAPHLWQGLIGGPATPVVVLGVIAALLSGWWLRERRYRLARISSVVQIACLLAGWAIAQSPYIIYPGLTLADAAAPRSTLLFILWSTPAGMALLLPSLWLLFRVFKGEHMSLDADREA is encoded by the coding sequence ATGTCGCCTGAGATGCTCGTCGCAGCCCTCGGCGTCGTCGCGCTCATCGCCTATGCCGTTCTCGGCGGCGCGGACTTCGGCGGCGGTATCTGGGACCTGTTCGCGACAGGGCCGCGCCGCGCTGCCCAGCGCGAGGCCATCGCGCATGCCATGGGTCCCGTATGGGAAGCGAATCACGTCTGGTTGATCTTCGTGATCGTCATCATCTTTTCCGCATTTCCACGGGCTTACGAGCAGCTGAGCATCGCGCTCTTCGTACCGTTCCACCTGGTCCTCCTCGGCATTATCCTGCGCGGTGCCGCGTTCGTTTTTCGCGCGTATTCACCGCAGAGCGTGCGCGATACCCAGGCCGGTGATGCGGTCGGTGGGGTGCAGGCAGGTGCGCGCCGCTGGGGTGCGGTGTTCGGCATTGCCAGTGTGATCACCCCGCTCCTGCTCGGCATGTGCCTCGGCGGTGTGTCCGCCGGCGCCGGTGCGCCCGCGGATTCCACTGCGGCCGGCGCGCCCGCATGGCTTGCGCCCGTGTCACTCCTCATTGGCGCACTCGCGCTCGCGCTCTGCGCATACCTCGCGGCCGTGTTCCTCGCAAACGAAACGAGCGGGCCATTGCGCGACGATTTCCGCTCGCGCGCACTGCTCGCCGGCACCGTCGTGGTCGTGCTGTCGGCGGGGGCGCTTCCTCTCGTACGCTCGCAGGCGCCGCATCTGTGGCAGGGGTTGATCGGCGGGCCCGCGACACCCGTCGTCGTGCTCGGGGTCATCGCGGCCCTGCTGTCCGGCTGGTGGCTGCGCGAGCGGCGCTACCGCCTGGCGCGCATCAGCTCCGTGGTACAGATCGCGTGCCTGCTCGCCGGTTGGGCGATCGCACAGAGCCCCTACATCATCTATCCGGGCCTGACGCTCGCGGACGCGGCGGCGCCGCGCTCGACGCTGCTGTTCATCCTGTGGTCGACGCCGGCGGGCATGGCGCTTCTGCTCCCCTCACTGTGGCTGCTGTTCCGCGTATTCAAGGGAGAGCACATGTCACTCGATGCCGACCGCGAAGCCTGA
- a CDS encoding PA0069 family radical SAM protein: MTGLYSIRGRGATFNPPNRFEPMEVIPDGDTLDADLAEDELPLPRTRFLRDTTRTILASNDSPDVGFSKSINPYRGCEHGCIYCFARPFHEYIGFSAGVDFETKILVKPDAPQLLRSELMKKSYTPETIVISGVTDCYQPIERKLRITRGCLEVLAEFRNPVGIITKNHLVTRDIDVLSELAAHNAVSVNLSITTLDEKLQRVMEPRTSIPKRRLMAVEKLAAAGIPVGIMVAPIIPAITDEEMGDILKAARDAGAKWAGYVVLRLPHAVAPLFEDWLTHHFPDRKEKVLNRVRAMRGGRLYDSTWGERGRGTGEMADQIGALFRAARKKAGYDETADRYALSTAAFRRPHRHGQLGLFE; the protein is encoded by the coding sequence TTGACAGGCCTTTACAGTATTCGCGGTCGCGGCGCGACATTCAATCCGCCCAACCGCTTCGAGCCGATGGAGGTGATCCCGGACGGCGATACACTCGACGCCGACCTCGCGGAGGACGAGCTGCCCCTGCCGCGCACCCGCTTCCTGCGCGACACCACGCGGACCATCCTGGCGAGCAATGACAGTCCGGACGTCGGGTTCTCGAAGAGCATCAATCCGTACCGCGGCTGCGAGCACGGCTGCATCTACTGCTTCGCCCGACCGTTCCACGAGTACATCGGCTTCAGTGCGGGCGTCGACTTCGAGACGAAGATCCTGGTGAAGCCGGATGCGCCGCAGCTGTTGCGCAGCGAGCTGATGAAGAAGTCGTATACACCGGAGACCATCGTCATCAGTGGTGTGACGGACTGTTATCAGCCGATCGAGCGGAAGCTGCGCATTACGCGCGGCTGTCTGGAAGTTCTCGCCGAGTTCCGCAATCCTGTCGGCATCATCACGAAGAATCATCTCGTAACACGTGACATCGATGTGCTCTCCGAGCTGGCTGCTCACAATGCCGTGTCGGTGAATCTGTCGATCACGACGCTTGATGAGAAGCTGCAGCGGGTCATGGAGCCGCGCACGTCGATTCCGAAGCGGCGGCTGATGGCAGTCGAGAAGCTGGCTGCGGCGGGAATCCCCGTCGGGATCATGGTCGCGCCGATCATTCCGGCGATCACGGATGAGGAGATGGGCGACATTCTGAAGGCCGCGCGCGACGCGGGCGCGAAGTGGGCTGGCTACGTGGTGCTGCGTCTGCCCCACGCGGTCGCGCCTCTGTTCGAGGACTGGCTGACCCATCACTTTCCCGACCGGAAGGAGAAGGTCCTGAACCGGGTGCGCGCCATGCGCGGCGGCAGACTGTACGATTCGACGTGGGGCGAACGGGGACGGGGCACGGGCGAGATGGCCGACCAGATCGGCGCTCTGTTCAGGGCCGCGCGGAAGAAGGCCGGCTACGACGAGACGGCGGATCGCTACGCGCTTTCCACGGCGGCGTTTCGGCGGCCGCATCGGCACGGCCAGCTGGGGCTGTTCGAATGA